GCCAGTACAGCCCAGCCAGGTGCTTGTAACCATGAGCGAGCTATTGTGTTATAGATGATGAAAGATCAGACAGTGGGAAATGTTGCCTAGCGAAAAGGTGTATTCGTTgctaaaaagacatttttacacCTGTATTGATTTAaagctttctctcttccttgaAGGACTTAGATGATCAAAGGATTTAGTCTCCTTTTCTGAGTGTGTGCGCATGtgtatttctttgctctttcttgCAGTGTGTCTCCCTTGTTGGAGTCTCATCTTCTGTTGTGTCTCAATACTTCTATGCTAGCTATGATACAAGCACTGACACCAGGACCTTCAACCTGCAGTGTTCTGCAGAGAGCTCCATTTATCATCATGCTGTAGACAAATCATCACTATAGTAAAACTTACTATTGGGCTACAAGCCCTGTACTTCAGATTCCCAAGCAATTGGAGTAATTTAAAGCATATGGAAAAGGGCTGCAATGAGCTTAGTAGTGTTGATATACCTTTTGACAATGTCTCGGTTTTCTTATGTGATCCAGCCTTCAATAACCTTCAGGCAGTGGACTAATGGATGAAGGGAATACAGACTTTCAACATTAGTTGAATCGTAACAGAACGTGCATTCATTTTACTTACCTGTCTGAAAGTAGTGTTTTCAATTGAGATGAGACTCAGCAGGCTGGTTTGCCCTGGTTGTCTGCCTGAGGCAGTTAAACCTTCCATACTCCACTACACTTGCTAAAATTGGAAATAATAGTAGCTTCCTTCAAAATTCACAAACACACTGAGATCCTGGAAAACAAAGTAATGCACTGTTACTACGTGTAAGAGCAAGCTCAGCAGCTTGGGTGAAGTGAGGTTGTACAGTGAGGAGGACCCCAGCCATGTTTTTTAAGGATGCCAGCACGCATTCAGTGTCATGGGCCTTTTGTTGGGTGGTGTAGCTGCAGTTCATCCCTTACACTGCTCCTTCTTCTTTTAGGGAACAAGTGGgccaggaaaggaaaggatatCCAGCTTGGTTTGAACTGGCTCTCCAATTTATGCTCCAGACTACAAAGGCCAAACATATATAAGACTCCATCAGCTTTGAAAAGGAACTGAGCAGCGCAATGGGACTCCCCACCCAGGTTTTGGCCTGTGCGATCTTAGCTTTGCTGTACCAGCATGTCAATGGTGGACTCATCAAGCGAATTATCCGGCAGAAGCGGGAGACTGGGCTAAATGTGACCTTGCCAGAGGATAATCAGCCTGTAGTTTTTAACCATGTCTACAACATTAAGTTGCCTGTTGGCTCCCTTTGCTCTGTGGACCTGGATACAGCGAGCGGTGATGCAGACCTGAAGGCGGAAATTGAACCCGTCAAGAATTACGAGGAGCACACGGTGAATGAGGAGAACCAGATTGTCTTCACGCACCGCATTAACATTCCCCGCCGGGCTTGTGGCTGTGCAGCTGCCCCAGACATTAAGGATCTGCTGAGCAGACTagaggagctggaggggctggTATCCTCCCTACGGGAGCAGTGTGCCAGCGGGGCTGGATGCTGTCCTAATTCCCAGGCAGTAGAAGGTGAGGCAGACTGGGGAGCTGCTCTTGGGGAAATTCTTGTGCTGGCTGTAGATCTTGTTTAGAGCAGATATTCAAATCTGTTTCAAGAATGAGTAAAAGCCAACCTTGTTAAATTTGAAACGTAATCAAAACTGGGAATGTATTTGGCCAGCTTGTAAGATACACTCATTCacaattttgcagttttatgaACCTGTGGGTCAGAAGTCTGCCTGGGCTGCTTTGTAGCTGTGGCATTGAGCATGTACGGCACTTGGGCATGGTGACAATCTGTGTCGGAGTTAAGATTAAAACTCATGCAGTGCAAGCTCTTGGCTCCACGTTTTGTCCCCTTGACTAAGCTGCCAATGTAACCGTTTTTGTTTCCAAGTTCTCTTTAATAGAGaccaataaaaatacagcaggaCATAAGgcaacagacagacagaaatagaGAAGGGGGAAATAGGTATCCTTCCagctgttttttaaactgaggtAAGAGATTGGTAACACACGAGAGAAAACACAGGTCTTCTCAGTATTAACCTGTCCCTCTGACCACAGGGCCGGTCTCGCAGTTGATGATACGGCATGCGGCCTGGCTTTTTATATTCTAGAGTGAATTGGTGAATAATGCTTCATGGTGCATGCCCTAGTGAAGTAGTCAGGGAAGCTGCTCAGACACTGGAAGAGGGATTTTGAGAAGGGCAGAGGAATCCAGCATGTTCATTTACCAAGTAGTTGGCAGGGGTTCTTCCCTAGCATTAGTGCGAATTAAAGCATTCCTGGTAAACTAAATCTCActagagaaaggaggaggacttatcatttaaaagctttagtgattctgaaaattatgtcctgcagggagctgggaaaaTCAGACCCCTTTTTGGTTGTGTGTGCCACACTGGCTTAACACATCCCAGAGCCAAGGGGAGTAATGGGTTTTCTGCGTCCTTGCTACAGGTCGCCTGGACACAACACCCTATTGCAGTGGACATGGCAACTACAGCATCGACATCTGTGGCTGCATTTGTGAGCCTGGCTGGAAAGGCCCCAACTGCTCCGAACTGGACTGCCCGCGCAACTGCTTCAACCGGGGCCTCTGCGTCCAGGGTAAATGCATCTGCAACGAAGGCTTCACCGGTGAGGACTGCAGCCAGGCCACCTGCCCGTCTGACTGTAACGACCAAGGCAAGTGCGTGGATGGGGTTTGCGTGTGCTTTGAGGGGTACACAGGCACAGACTGCAGCGAAGAGCTCTGCTCCCAGGGGTGCGGTGTGCATGGGAGGTGCGTGAGCGGCCAGTGTGTGTGCGACGAGGGCTTCACCGGCGAGGACTGCAGTGAGCCCCTCTGCCCCAACAACTGCCATAACCGTGGGCGCTGTGTGGACAACGAGTGCGTCTGCAATGAAGGCTACACTGGTGAGGACTGCAGCGAGCTCATCTGCCCCAATGACTGCTTTGACCGTGGGCGCTGCGTCAACGGGACCTGCTTCTGCGAAGAGGGCTTCACCGGGGAGGACTGCGGGGAGCTGACCTGCCCTAACAACTGCAATGGCAACGGGCGCTGCGAGAACGGGCTGTGCGTCTGCTACGAGGGCTTCGTGGGGGATGACTGCAGTGAGAAGAGGTGCCCAAAGGACTGCCACAACCGTGGGCGCTGCGTGGGCGGGCGCTGCATCTGCCACGAGGGTTACCTGGGCGAGGACTGTGGGGAGCTGCGGTGCCCCAACGACTGTCACAACCGTGGGCGCTGTGTCAACGGGCAGTGCGTGTGCCACGAAGGATTCATTGGGGAGGACTGCGGGGAGTTACGGTGCCCCAATGACTGCAGCAACCGTGGGCGCTGTGTTAATGGGCAGTGCGTGTGCCACGAGGGATTCACCGGGGACAGCTGCGGTGAGCTGCGATGCCCCAACGATTGCAACAACCGTGGACTCTGTGTCAATGGGCAGTGCATGTGTGACGAGGGGTTCACAGGGGAGGACTGTGGGGAGCTGCGGTGCCCTGAAGACTGCCACAACCGCGGGCGCTGCGTGGAGGGGCGCTGTGAGTGTGACAATGGCTTCACGGGGGCGGACTGCGGCGAGCTGTCCTGCCCCAATGACTGCCACCAGCGCGGGCGCTGCATCGACGGGCGCTGCGTGTGCCATGAGGGCTTCACGGGGGAGGACTGCCGTGAACAGTCCTGCCCCAATGACTGCAACAACGCGGGCCGCTGCATCGACGGACGGTGTGTCTGTGAGGATGGTTACATGGGGGACGACTGCTCCAATGGTAtgttgcatatatatatttatttgaaaactccccttgattttatatatatatgtgtatgttaGAGCTGACAAAAGCTTAGAGTAAAATCATGGAACCAGTTGTAGTGGAAACTTAGCTATAAAGCCACATGCTTAGTTTCCCAGTACCACTGACTCTATGGAAATTGATAGAAAATTTTGGCAGCTAGATAATGACAGGCATTACACTATAAAGGAGGTAGTTTTCTTTAGTAGATCCCAGGGGAGAAATTTTGGAACTGAGATCTTTGTAGAGTAATCAAAGAGTACTTTGGGGTAGGGAACAttataaaagacaataaatacCCTTGAAAAGAAATTCCCATTTTTCACCTCCTCCTTCTGGAAGACTTCCAAGCCACATTTTGTGCTCTTGTGCCTGCAAATGTGGAGTAATCTATTGaaagtatttacaaaaataatcatgttttattttaccttgGAAAACCTGTGCAATTCTGTGTATCCAAACCCTGAGACTTCCAGCCTTAAAATCATGTGTTGCTGGCGGTTGAATTAAACATCTGAATCCCGAGGGACCCAGCTATAGTAGTCTTGTGCAGTAGCCAtgagaggaggagctggaacACAGTCAGCCATAGGTTGTGTGCAAGTGTATGAGTAGAAATTGGCCCATGACTGTTAGAAATGTCTGTAGTTTTCATCAGCTGAACATTCCTTTCTTCAAGTGGCTAATTTGTGTGACATGGCTTCCCCATTCCCTGTTTGTTAGATGATTCTTATAAACTGCTCATGGGAAAATGTGAAACTGGGTAAGTTGTTATTTTCTGAGCCTGGAAAACTTCttataagtttttttttttggtttttccccttcctaGTGTCTCCTCCAACTGAACTGACTGTGACAAACATAACAGATAAAACTGTAAATTTGGAATGGAAGCACGAGAATCTCGTCAATGAGTACCTCATCACCTATGTCCCTACCAGCAGCGGTGGCTTAGATATGCAGTTCACCGTTCCAGGAAACCAGACAGCTGCCACTATTCATGAACTGGAGCCAGGTGTAGAATACTTTATCCGAGTCTTTGCAATCCTTAAAAACAAGAAGAGCATTCCAGTCAGTGCCAGGGTAGCAACATGTGAGTTTAATATTCCCTGTATTCATTCTTTTGTCTGTTCCGtagtatgtatttatttgcatcCCTTTTTTAggatattatttcttttgtgttttctgttttcaattcATCTTGTGTTCTGGACAAAGCCAGCCTTCTGCACTTTCATTTGCTATTCTTTTCCAATACCAATGACTGTCTGAAAAGTACAGCTCACTAgccttctgctctctgcagtgccTCCCAATGAATATCATGGGGTCTTCATAATTTAAGACCCTTGGCTTCTTCGTAATAaggtacatttttaaaatctggtaatgcttcctgaaaatataaaaacGTAGCAGCGTATACAAGAGCAATATGAAATCACTTGGATTCAAACTGTTTTGACTAAAATGGAggttatatttattttgcatctcCAGTGTGTTCTGCCACAACTTACTTTCTATCTGCCTGTCTGCTCATTTGTTgttcatcttcctttttgtaTTGTGCACACCACAGTAATATCTAAACATCCCAGCCTTAAAAGATGCTCTTTGACCTCTGTCACTGTGCTCATTTTTAGAGGCCTGGGGCAGGATTCGTCTTACCTAACTTCAATGTCCACACTAGGCTTCTTTCAAGAGggcaaaaaaagagatttctagGGCAAAATTCATTTTACTCTAAGGTGACATCTAAAAGAGGTCAGAGGAATGTCTCTCCATAGACACTGGCTGTGAAGAGGGTTTAAACATCTCAGATGCAGATACCTACATGGCAGATATTTATAGTGGTGGAAAGATGTCCCACCCCCAGTGCCCTATTTATGGGAACTTGTTGCTCATGTAATGATATCCTGTTTTTCTGTCACAGATCTGCCTGCTCCAGAAGGTCTGAAATTCAAATCTGTTAGAGAAACGTCTGTCCAGGTGGAGTGGGATCCTCTGAACTTTTCATTTGATGGCTGGGAGCTGGTCTTCCGTAATATGGTAAGGAAGCAGTGTTTCTTGTATGGAGGCCATATATGGatcctggatttttttatatttatactaACTGATTGTTCCATGTGTTACAGAAAAAGGATGATAATGGAGATATAACCAGCAGCTTGAAAAGGCCAGAGACATCTTATATGCAGCCGGGTTTGGCACCAGGGCAACAGTATAATGTATCCCTCCATATAGTGAAAAACAATACCAGAGGACCAGGACTATCCAAAGTGATAACCACAAGTAAGCACAACCTGCATTTGCTGTAGTGCCACCAATAAAACAACTGCTGTTTGGGGTAGCCTAGggagtttttaaacaaaaagaaagccaaaCTCTGTACTGTAAATTgacagggagggaaaaggaagtaGTAGAGCTGCCAATGAAGAATACATGaggagaaattaattcctttccAGATCACCTGtttgaagaggaaaggaaatttatGTTTAACTAGAAGGGTAGCAAGCAGTatgcagttttattctttttaaaaatgtacatcaACAGGAACTAGAATTTCTTTCATGCTGGTGATATTTgcatgaagaaattatttaaaggaGAGTTTCTGTTTTGTGGATGGAGAGTCTTTTAGGGTTCCTGCGTGTCTTTCCTTTGGAAGCTTCTGATAATGGATTTTGATGAATTTGCTTCTGATGAATTGACTCCATTTGGCACTTTCTTCTACAACTATaaaaagtaaaggaagaaagtaaatgaaaagtTTCAGGTGGTAGATGCcactcattttaattttggtCTGAATCAGCAATTAAAAGCACAAGAATATGgcaagatttctttaaaaaaaccccaccttttaATCTCTTCATAACAGAGCTTGATGCCCCTAGCCAGATTGAGGCAAAAGATGTCACAGACAGCACAGCTCTCATCACGTGGTCCAAACCCTTGGCTGAAATTGAAGGCATAGAGCTCACTTATGGCCCCAAGGATATTCCAGGGGACAGGACAACCATCGACCTCTCTGAAGATGAAAACCAATATTCTATTGGAAACCTGAGGCCACACACAGAGTATGAAGTGACACTCATCTCTCGTCGAGGGGACATGGAAAGCGACCCCATGAAAGAAGTGTTTGTCACAGGTAAGAGGCTTGGATACCAATCCAAACTTCTGGGAGGGTAATGCAGTCACCATCAATCTTCCTGTGCTATTTGCATCATGTTGCTTGAGTTGATAGTTACAGCACCAACACAGAATCAGCACTCTTACAGAAGTACATGAAAATGGAGAatgttttctgtgccttttaTACCTTACTGGctcaacaaaatatttagacacaccccccccccaagtatgtattttgaaaatgggaATTACATTATTAAGTCACTTAGAAGCTTTTCCTCATCATACCCTAAATCTCTACTTCAGGAAACAAATTCTTCTGGATTACTTGCCTCTCTGCTGAGCTAAATATCTTCCATGGTTCCTATTCCATCTAAGACCTTATTCCTCTTTGTCTAAATGCGTACCAGATTAGCAgagaactttgcttttttttcctcctccagttctgcaaatgttttctgttatgCTTTTATAAATTTACTTTTCTCCTTAGTGATGCTGGGAATGCCTTGTGGAAGTGTGGGTTCTTTAGCACGTTATCGGGGTTTGATGCATTAAGGGAGCTGAGTAAACAGTGCATAAAGAAATAGCTTCCTTTTCATCCCAAAATGTAGTTGTTCATTCAGAGCAGGATTTAAGTCTACTATAGGTATGAACAGTGAAAGCCCACTGAATTTCTACATACTATTCACCTTTTGTTTTGAGATTTAGAGTTCCTTTCAGCCATGATTGCAAGATATATACTGAACAGAAGTTCTGAAgataataaattctttttttcttagcagcctttttccttttgaaaggtctgttatttataaaggaaaaaacagtattttcatccAAATATGTTTTTCCACAAGcctattttgtaataaaaaatcactaaaattgaaaatgttttttttgtctcaggAGATAAAAGTTGAATTtcttccactgatttttttcccaaagctaGTGAACTCTCCACTTCATGCTAAAAGAAATCTGCTTGATGTGGTCAAGAACATAGTGGTATCATGTGAGACGAAACTTAACTTCAGCTTTATGGATCATTTCACCTTCTAAATGTACTGTCATAAGAGACTGCTGTCATAAGAGAATTATtcctatttaattatttatttatgtattggTCGATTGATTACAGACTTGGATGCTCCAAGAAACCTGAAGCGGGTATCACAGACAGACAATAGCATTACTTTGGAGTGGAAGAACAGCCATGCAAATATTGATAACTATCGAATTAAGTTTGCTCCCATCTCTGGTGGAGACCACGCTGAGATCACAGTGCCAAAGGGCAACCAAGCAACAACCAGAGCTACACTCACAGGTAGGGGAATGGAGAGACTGTTGTTAATGTCATGCTGCTGCCATCGCCCTAGAGCGCAGTCGTGCAttgaaaaaatgtccttttggTCACTATACATAAGAGACACAAGCAGAGGTTACGCGTTTTGAGTGCaagcaattaaattaaaatacgCGTGATATATATTTACACACCTGCAGATGGGTAACTAGCCAACAGAAGGTGTGTAGCCATTTCACTTTCATGTGCATTTCTGAATCCCACGAGTCAGTTCCCTGAGTTCTAGGTAACTATGCCTTTGTGGAGATGGCTTCACATCCCCGAGTTCAGAAGGCTTTTGCAAGTGCTGGGGATGGTATTTACTGATGCCTGTCTGCaacttttctgtgtgtttgcaagTTGCCTTACCAGCCTGCAAGGCTAGGTTGTGGTACTTTCTCCATGTCATATGGATGtcaagctgcttttctttggc
This genomic stretch from Balearica regulorum gibbericeps isolate bBalReg1 chromosome 20, bBalReg1.pri, whole genome shotgun sequence harbors:
- the TNC gene encoding tenascin isoform X2 — translated: MGLPTQVLACAILALLYQHVNGGLIKRIIRQKRETGLNVTLPEDNQPVVFNHVYNIKLPVGSLCSVDLDTASGDADLKAEIEPVKNYEEHTVNEENQIVFTHRINIPRRACGCAAAPDIKDLLSRLEELEGLVSSLREQCASGAGCCPNSQAVEGRLDTTPYCSGHGNYSIDICGCICEPGWKGPNCSELDCPRNCFNRGLCVQGKCICNEGFTGEDCSQATCPSDCNDQGKCVDGVCVCFEGYTGTDCSEELCSQGCGVHGRCVSGQCVCDEGFTGEDCSEPLCPNNCHNRGRCVDNECVCNEGYTGEDCSELICPNDCFDRGRCVNGTCFCEEGFTGEDCGELTCPNNCNGNGRCENGLCVCYEGFVGDDCSEKRCPKDCHNRGRCVGGRCICHEGYLGEDCGELRCPNDCHNRGRCVNGQCVCHEGFIGEDCGELRCPNDCSNRGRCVNGQCVCHEGFTGDSCGELRCPNDCNNRGLCVNGQCMCDEGFTGEDCGELRCPEDCHNRGRCVEGRCECDNGFTGADCGELSCPNDCHQRGRCIDGRCVCHEGFTGEDCREQSCPNDCNNAGRCIDGRCVCEDGYMGDDCSNVSPPTELTVTNITDKTVNLEWKHENLVNEYLITYVPTSSGGLDMQFTVPGNQTAATIHELEPGVEYFIRVFAILKNKKSIPVSARVATYLPAPEGLKFKSVRETSVQVEWDPLNFSFDGWELVFRNMKKDDNGDITSSLKRPETSYMQPGLAPGQQYNVSLHIVKNNTRGPGLSKVITTKLDAPSQIEAKDVTDSTALITWSKPLAEIEGIELTYGPKDIPGDRTTIDLSEDENQYSIGNLRPHTEYEVTLISRRGDMESDPMKEVFVTDLDAPRNLKRVSQTDNSITLEWKNSHANIDNYRIKFAPISGGDHAEITVPKGNQATTRATLTGLRPGTEYGIGVTAVRQDRESAPATINAGTDLDNPKDLEVSDPTETTVSLRWRRPVAKFDRYRLVYVSPSGKKNEVEIPVDSTSFILRGLEAGTEYTISLVAEKGRHKSKPTTVKGSTEEEPELGKLSVSETGWDGFQLTWTAADGAYENFIIQVQESDNPEETRNITVPGRLHFVNVTGLKANTRYNITLHGVIQGYRTKPLSVETTTGIHPEVGELTVSDITPESFNLSWTTTNGDFDVFTIEIIDSNRLLEPMEFNISGNSRTAHISGLSPSTDFIVYLYGISHGFRTQAITAAATTVVGSPKGISFSDITENSATVSWTPPRTRVDSYRISYVPVTGGTPNVVTVDGSKTRTKLVKLVPGVDYNVSIISVKGFEESEPVSGTLKTALDSPSGLVVVNITDSEALATWQPAIAAVDNYVVSYASEDEPAVTQMVSGNTVEYDLKGLRPATEYTLSVHALKDTQKSETLSTQFNTGLDAPRDLSATEVQSETAVITWRPPRAPVTGYLLIYESIDGSVKEVIINPETTSYSLTDLSPSTQYTVKLQALNGSLKSKTIQTIFTTTGLLYPYPKDCSQALLNGETTSGLYTVYLNGDKAQPLQVFCDMGEDGGGWIVFLRRQNGKEDFYKNWKSYVAGFGDPKDEFWIGLENLHKITSQGQYELRVDLRDKGETAYAVYDRFSVGDAKSRYRLRVDGYSGTAGDSMMYHNGRSFSTFDKDNDSAITNCALSYKGAFWYKNCHRVNLMGRYGDNSHSQGVNWFHWKGHEYSIQFAEMKLRPSSFRNLEGRRKRA
- the TNC gene encoding tenascin isoform X5; the encoded protein is MGLPTQVLACAILALLYQHVNGGLIKRIIRQKRETGLNVTLPEDNQPVVFNHVYNIKLPVGSLCSVDLDTASGDADLKAEIEPVKNYEEHTVNEENQIVFTHRINIPRRACGCAAAPDIKDLLSRLEELEGLVSSLREQCASGAGCCPNSQAVEGRLDTTPYCSGHGNYSIDICGCICEPGWKGPNCSELDCPRNCFNRGLCVQGKCICNEGFTGEDCSQATCPSDCNDQGKCVDGVCVCFEGYTGTDCSEELCSQGCGVHGRCVSGQCVCDEGFTGEDCSEPLCPNNCHNRGRCVDNECVCNEGYTGEDCSELICPNDCFDRGRCVNGTCFCEEGFTGEDCGELTCPNNCNGNGRCENGLCVCYEGFVGDDCSEKRCPKDCHNRGRCVGGRCICHEGYLGEDCGELRCPNDCHNRGRCVNGQCVCHEGFIGEDCGELRCPNDCSNRGRCVNGQCVCHEGFTGDSCGELRCPNDCNNRGLCVNGQCMCDEGFTGEDCGELRCPEDCHNRGRCVEGRCECDNGFTGADCGELSCPNDCHQRGRCIDGRCVCHEGFTGEDCREQSCPNDCNNAGRCIDGRCVCEDGYMGDDCSNVSPPTELTVTNITDKTVNLEWKHENLVNEYLITYVPTSSGGLDMQFTVPGNQTAATIHELEPGVEYFIRVFAILKNKKSIPVSARVATYLPAPEGLKFKSVRETSVQVEWDPLNFSFDGWELVFRNMKKDDNGDITSSLKRPETSYMQPGLAPGQQYNVSLHIVKNNTRGPGLSKVITTKLDAPSQIEAKDVTDSTALITWSKPLAEIEGIELTYGPKDIPGDRTTIDLSEDENQYSIGNLRPHTEYEVTLISRRGDMESDPMKEVFVTDLDAPRNLKRVSQTDNSITLEWKNSHANIDNYRIKFAPISGGDHAEITVPKGNQATTRATLTGLRPGTEYGIGVTAVRQDRESAPATINAGTDLDNPKDLEVSDPTETTVSLRWRRPVAKFDRYRLVYVSPSGKKNEVEIPVDSTSFILRGLEAGTEYTISLVAEKGRHKSKPTTVKGSTEEEPELGKLSVSETGWDGFQLTWTAADGAYENFIIQVQESDNPEETRNITVPGRLHFVNVTGLKANTRYNITLHGVIQGYRTKPLSVETTTGIHPEVGELTVSDITPESFNLSWTTTNGDFDVFTIEIIDSNRLLEPMEFNISGNSRTAHISGLSPSTDFIVYLYGISHGFRTQAITAAATTVEEPLLNKLTVSNATSDSMSLTWEAQDNAFDHFILEVRNSDFPLDSLVHTVPGASRRHVVTNLKAATNYTVQLHGVIDGQGGQTLTALATTEAEPQLGTLTLTNVTPDSFNLSWTTRDGPFAKFVIHIRDSYAAHEPQELTVSGGARSAHISGLLDYTGYDINIKGTTSAGVHTEPLTAFVMTEAMPPLENLTVSDINPYGFTVSWMASENAFDNFLVVVVDSGKLLDPQEFLLTGAQRQLKLKGLITGIGYEVMLYGFAKGHQTKPLSTVAVTGILM
- the TNC gene encoding tenascin isoform X1 translates to MGLPTQVLACAILALLYQHVNGGLIKRIIRQKRETGLNVTLPEDNQPVVFNHVYNIKLPVGSLCSVDLDTASGDADLKAEIEPVKNYEEHTVNEENQIVFTHRINIPRRACGCAAAPDIKDLLSRLEELEGLVSSLREQCASGAGCCPNSQAVEGRLDTTPYCSGHGNYSIDICGCICEPGWKGPNCSELDCPRNCFNRGLCVQGKCICNEGFTGEDCSQATCPSDCNDQGKCVDGVCVCFEGYTGTDCSEELCSQGCGVHGRCVSGQCVCDEGFTGEDCSEPLCPNNCHNRGRCVDNECVCNEGYTGEDCSELICPNDCFDRGRCVNGTCFCEEGFTGEDCGELTCPNNCNGNGRCENGLCVCYEGFVGDDCSEKRCPKDCHNRGRCVGGRCICHEGYLGEDCGELRCPNDCHNRGRCVNGQCVCHEGFIGEDCGELRCPNDCSNRGRCVNGQCVCHEGFTGDSCGELRCPNDCNNRGLCVNGQCMCDEGFTGEDCGELRCPEDCHNRGRCVEGRCECDNGFTGADCGELSCPNDCHQRGRCIDGRCVCHEGFTGEDCREQSCPNDCNNAGRCIDGRCVCEDGYMGDDCSNVSPPTELTVTNITDKTVNLEWKHENLVNEYLITYVPTSSGGLDMQFTVPGNQTAATIHELEPGVEYFIRVFAILKNKKSIPVSARVATYLPAPEGLKFKSVRETSVQVEWDPLNFSFDGWELVFRNMKKDDNGDITSSLKRPETSYMQPGLAPGQQYNVSLHIVKNNTRGPGLSKVITTKLDAPSQIEAKDVTDSTALITWSKPLAEIEGIELTYGPKDIPGDRTTIDLSEDENQYSIGNLRPHTEYEVTLISRRGDMESDPMKEVFVTDLDAPRNLKRVSQTDNSITLEWKNSHANIDNYRIKFAPISGGDHAEITVPKGNQATTRATLTGLRPGTEYGIGVTAVRQDRESAPATINAGTDLDNPKDLEVSDPTETTVSLRWRRPVAKFDRYRLVYVSPSGKKNEVEIPVDSTSFILRGLEAGTEYTISLVAEKGRHKSKPTTVKGSTEEEPELGKLSVSETGWDGFQLTWTAADGAYENFIIQVQESDNPEETRNITVPGRLHFVNVTGLKANTRYNITLHGVIQGYRTKPLSVETTTGIHPEVGELTVSDITPESFNLSWTTTNGDFDVFTIEIIDSNRLLEPMEFNISGNSRTAHISGLSPSTDFIVYLYGISHGFRTQAITAAATTEAEPEVDNLLVSDATPDGFRLSWTADDGVFDSFVLKIRDTKRKSDPLELIVPGHERTQDITALKEGTEYEIELYGVSSGRRSQPVNAVATTVVGSPKGISFSDITENSATVSWTPPRTRVDSYRISYVPVTGGTPNVVTVDGSKTRTKLVKLVPGVDYNVSIISVKGFEESEPVSGTLKTALDSPSGLVVVNITDSEALATWQPAIAAVDNYVVSYASEDEPAVTQMVSGNTVEYDLKGLRPATEYTLSVHALKDTQKSETLSTQFNTGLDAPRDLSATEVQSETAVITWRPPRAPVTGYLLIYESIDGSVKEVIINPETTSYSLTDLSPSTQYTVKLQALNGSLKSKTIQTIFTTTGLLYPYPKDCSQALLNGETTSGLYTVYLNGDKAQPLQVFCDMGEDGGGWIVFLRRQNGKEDFYKNWKSYVAGFGDPKDEFWIGLENLHKITSQGQYELRVDLRDKGETAYAVYDRFSVGDAKSRYRLRVDGYSGTAGDSMMYHNGRSFSTFDKDNDSAITNCALSYKGAFWYKNCHRVNLMGRYGDNSHSQGVNWFHWKGHEYSIQFAEMKLRPSSFRNLEGRRKRA
- the TNC gene encoding tenascin isoform X4, which codes for MGLPTQVLACAILALLYQHVNGGLIKRIIRQKRETGLNVTLPEDNQPVVFNHVYNIKLPVGSLCSVDLDTASGDADLKAEIEPVKNYEEHTVNEENQIVFTHRINIPRRACGCAAAPDIKDLLSRLEELEGLVSSLREQCASGAGCCPNSQAVEGRLDTTPYCSGHGNYSIDICGCICEPGWKGPNCSELDCPRNCFNRGLCVQGKCICNEGFTGEDCSQATCPSDCNDQGKCVDGVCVCFEGYTGTDCSEELCSQGCGVHGRCVSGQCVCDEGFTGEDCSEPLCPNNCHNRGRCVDNECVCNEGYTGEDCSELICPNDCFDRGRCVNGTCFCEEGFTGEDCGELTCPNNCNGNGRCENGLCVCYEGFVGDDCSEKRCPKDCHNRGRCVGGRCICHEGYLGEDCGELRCPNDCHNRGRCVNGQCVCHEGFIGEDCGELRCPNDCSNRGRCVNGQCVCHEGFTGDSCGELRCPNDCNNRGLCVNGQCMCDEGFTGEDCGELRCPEDCHNRGRCVEGRCECDNGFTGADCGELSCPNDCHQRGRCIDGRCVCHEGFTGEDCREQSCPNDCNNAGRCIDGRCVCEDGYMGDDCSNVSPPTELTVTNITDKTVNLEWKHENLVNEYLITYVPTSSGGLDMQFTVPGNQTAATIHELEPGVEYFIRVFAILKNKKSIPVSARVATYLPAPEGLKFKSVRETSVQVEWDPLNFSFDGWELVFRNMKKDDNGDITSSLKRPETSYMQPGLAPGQQYNVSLHIVKNNTRGPGLSKVITTKLDAPSQIEAKDVTDSTALITWSKPLAEIEGIELTYGPKDIPGDRTTIDLSEDENQYSIGNLRPHTEYEVTLISRRGDMESDPMKEVFVTDLDAPRNLKRVSQTDNSITLEWKNSHANIDNYRIKFAPISGGDHAEITVPKGNQATTRATLTGLRPGTEYGIGVTAVRQDRESAPATINAGTDLDNPKDLEVSDPTETTVSLRWRRPVAKFDRYRLVYVSPSGKKNEVEIPVDSTSFILRGLEAGTEYTISLVAEKGRHKSKPTTVKGSTVVGSPKGISFSDITENSATVSWTPPRTRVDSYRISYVPVTGGTPNVVTVDGSKTRTKLVKLVPGVDYNVSIISVKGFEESEPVSGTLKTALDSPSGLVVVNITDSEALATWQPAIAAVDNYVVSYASEDEPAVTQMVSGNTVEYDLKGLRPATEYTLSVHALKDTQKSETLSTQFNTGLDAPRDLSATEVQSETAVITWRPPRAPVTGYLLIYESIDGSVKEVIINPETTSYSLTDLSPSTQYTVKLQALNGSLKSKTIQTIFTTTGLLYPYPKDCSQALLNGETTSGLYTVYLNGDKAQPLQVFCDMGEDGGGWIVFLRRQNGKEDFYKNWKSYVAGFGDPKDEFWIGLENLHKITSQGQYELRVDLRDKGETAYAVYDRFSVGDAKSRYRLRVDGYSGTAGDSMMYHNGRSFSTFDKDNDSAITNCALSYKGAFWYKNCHRVNLMGRYGDNSHSQGVNWFHWKGHEYSIQFAEMKLRPSSFRNLEGRRKRA